A region of Paramormyrops kingsleyae isolate MSU_618 chromosome 17, PKINGS_0.4, whole genome shotgun sequence DNA encodes the following proteins:
- the LOC140579197 gene encoding extracellular calcium-sensing receptor-like — translation MRFKTERVVDKRALLALPTPNVAPVCQKMASLLMWSLFYHVSLFELASTTQTTAYSCSLLGHVEMPGFLADGDYIIGGIFPLHYRVELPSTNYTHKPASAQCLGFDPRSFRWAQALRFAVEEINRGKNLLPHLTLGYRIHDSCATPLTAQRAGLSVLNGPDGDQNDMCSGTSPLLAVVGESGSSQSIVVSRTLQPFRTPMISYFSTCSCLSNRREFPTFFRVVPNDDYQVKAIALLLKHFGWTWVGVVTEDHDYGRFALQGLRIAIKDMDICLAYHKMIPKVYNREKVVEILDIIKFSTARVVIIFSGEGELYPFLKEYMDHNITGIQLIASEAWVTASVIAETYPFLTGTIGFSIRQGMVPGLGDYLLTVNPLRYPNNSLVQELWAALHGCSMQPPADRSPVSPELPSCTGSEPLLKQHSAYLNTSSFRVTYNVYKAVYAIAHSLHNLLSCEPGKGPFQNSSCAKTTSIYPWQLQQYLQDVSFTISGEKVNFDENGDAIPSYDLINWQRGTAGNIEFVKVGMFDGSRDAGKELFIQDEAIVWTGQQSEVLLSVCSDSCAPGSRKAFRRGEPLCCFDCVPCDSGKISNQTDSIDCTPCPEDFWSNAARTECILKAVEFLSHDAMGLALTVISIAGSCLTAAVLSVFKHHRNTPIVRVNNSELSYFILLSLVLCFLCALLFIGEPTPWSCMLRHTAFSITFSLCISCILGKTLVVLAAFTATRPGNNIMKWLGPKQQRVIIFSCTLVQVVICAVWLAAAPPFPFKNTQYSRSKIILECSVGSSLAFWCVLGYIGLLACLCFVLAFLARKLPGNFNEAKYITFSMLIFCAVWLAFIPAYVSSPGKFTVAVEIFAILASSFGLLFCLFAPKCYIILLKAERNTKQHLMGRVMK, via the exons ATGAGGTTCAAAACAGAGAGGGTGGTGGATAAAAGAGCCCTTCTGGCTCTGCCCACCCCCAATGTGGCACCAGTCTGTCAGAAGATGGCATCTCTGCTGATGTGGTCCCTGTTTTACCACGTCTCCCTCTTTGAGCTTGCCAGCACCACCCAAACCACAGCCtacagctgctctctgctgggcCACGTTGAGATGCCAGGCTTTCTGGCTGACGGAGACTACATCATCGGCGGGATTTTCCCTCTGCACTACAGGGTGGAGCTGCCCTCCACCAACTACACCCATAAACCGGCTTCTGCACAGTGTCTGGG GTTTGACCCCAGATCTTTCCGATGGGCTCAGGCTTTGAGATTTGCTGTAGAGGAGATCAACCGGGGTAAGAACCTGCTGCCCCACCTCACTCTGGGCTACAGGATCCATGATTCCTGCGCAACTCCCCTCACAGCCCAGCGGGCAGGTCTCTCGGTACTGAACGGGCCGGACGGAGATCAGAATGACATGTGTTCTGGTACCTCGCCACTTTTGGCTGTGGTTGGAGAATCTGGGTCGTCACAGTCTATTGTCGTGTCCAGAACTCTACAGCCCTTCAGAACCCCAATG ATCAGTTATTTTTCAACCTGCTCATGCCTGAGTAACCGAAGAGAATTCCCCACGTTTTTCAGAGTCGTCCCTAATGACGACTATCAGGTAAAAGCCATCGCGCTGCTCTTGAAGCATTTTGGTTGGACCTGGGTTGGCGTGGTCACAGAGGACCATGACTATGGTAGGTTTGCCCTCCAGGGTCTCAGGATAGCTATCAAAGATATGGATATCTGTTTAGCGTACCATAAAATGATACCAAAAGTCTACAATCGAGAAAAAGTGGTTGAAATTCTCGATATCATCAAGTTCTCTACTGCCAGAGTGGTCATCATTTTCTCAGGGGAAGGGGAGCTTTACCCCTTCCTGAAGGAATACATGGATCATAACATCACTGGCATCCAGCTGATCGCCAGTGAAGCTTGGGTAACAGCCTCGGTGATAGCAGAAACCTACCCCTTCCTGACTGGCACCATTGGGTTTTCCATCCGCCAAGGGATGGTCCCTGGGCTCGGAGACTACCTGCTGACTGTGAACCCGCTGAGGTACCCCAATAACTCCCTAGTGCAGGAGCTGTGGGCCGCTTTGCACGGTTGCTCCATGCAGCCTCCAGCCGACAGGAGCCCGGTCTCCCCAGAGCTGCCCTCCTGCACGGGGTCGGAGCCCCTCCTGAAACAGCACTCTGCCTACCTGAACACATCCAGCTTCCGTGTGACCTACAATGTGTATAAGGCTGTGTACGCCATCGCCCACTCCCTCCATAACCTGCTCAGCTGTGAGCCTGGAAAAGGGCCTTTCCAGAACTCATCGTGTGCCAAAACCACCAGCATCTATCCATGGCAG CTTCAACAGTATCTTCAAGACGTCTCCTTCACCATCTCTGGAGAAAAGGTGAACTTTGATGAGAATGGTGACGCCATCCCATCCTATGATCTAATCAACTGGCAACGGGGTACAGCCGGAAATATAGAGTTTGTCAAAGTGGGCATGTTTGATGGCTCAAGGGATGCTGGGAAGGAGTTGTTCATCCAGGACGAGGCCATCGTGTGGACGGGCCAGCAGAGCGAG gtgctgctgtctgtgtgcagtgacAGCTGCGCTCCAGGATCTAGGAAGGCTTTCCGTCGCGGGgagcctctgtgctgctttgACTGTGTACCATGTGACAGCGGCAAGATTAGTAATCAGACAG ATTCAATAGACTGCACACCTTGTCCTGAGGACTTCTGGTCCAACGCAGCCAGGACAGAATGCATACTAAAGGCAGTTGAGTTCCTCTCCCATGATGCAATGGGGCTGGCCCTGACTGTGATTTCCATAGCGGGATCTTGCCTCACCGCCGCTGTACTGTCAGTATTCAAACACCACAGGAACACTCCCATCGTTCGGGTCAACAACTCGGAGCTGAGCTACTTCATCCTCCTCTCTCtagtcctgtgcttcctgtgcgCCCTACTGTTTATCGGAGAGCCCACACCGTGGTCCTGCATGCTGCGTCACACTGCCTTCAGCATCACCTTCTCCCTCTGCATCTCCTGCATCCTGGGAAAGACTCTGGTAGTGTTGGCAGCTTTTACAGCAACCAGGCCTGGGAACAACATCATGAAGTGGCTGGGACCCAAACAACAGAGAGTGATCATCTTCAGCTGCACCTTGGTGCAGGTCGTCATCTGTGCCGTGTGGCTGGCTGCCGCTCCACCGTTCCCCTTCAAAAACACTCAGTACAGCAGGTCCAAGATCATCCTGGAGTGCAGTGTAGGTTCTAGCTTGGCCTTCTGGTGCGTTCTGGGATACATCGGCCTCCTAGCCTGCCTGTGCTTTGTCCTGGCCTTTCTCGCTCGCAAACTGCCGGGCAATTTCAATGAGGCGAAGTACATCACCTTCAGCATGCTTATCTTCTGCGCCGTGTGGCTCGCCTTCATTCCTGCGTACGTCAGCTCGCCTGGAAAGTTCACAGTGGCCGTGGAAATCTTTGCTATCCTAGCCTCTAGTTTTGGtctcctgttttgtttgtttgctccAAAATGTT
- the LOC111841984 gene encoding extracellular calcium-sensing receptor-like, with translation MALLAAWLLASSLRFMLVKVGEPMSAACVFQGEEDTRNLYKEGDVVIGGLFPVHYSPRSFKPSYQKKPEPTEYKYFSARALRWTQTMAFAIEEINQRRDLLPRLKLGYHIRDSCDDIPVSLRSSLLLVSGPPDLNANSACRGVPRPVSPVIIGDAASGVSMAILRTLGSFGIPLVSYFASCNCLSNKKEFPTFMRTMPSDAFQIKAIAKLIRYFHWTWVGVIGVESDYARFAIQLFLEESSKYGACAAYVHFYPVLLSKESIADLMQTIRGSTAKVILNFSGESELQTILTECRRQNMTHIQWIASEAWATAKSLWGEFQGLLTGTLGFAIRKAEIPGLQGFLTRGLLVRAHQSPFFAELWEETFNCKLNVSLNRHVHSDAALSRRPCAEEEEAPEAVRSDYSDVSQLRVSYNVYKAVYLVAQALHDMSGCTRGAGPFENGTCADPENVLPWQLLHYMKQASFNMLGEQVSFDKNGDPIASYDLMNWQKGPDGSLQLVKVGFYDTSLGGEKELVINDTAIWWHWGQQGPPASVCSASCTPGSRKATRKGEPICCFDCLPCTEGEISNETDSLDCRRCSVETWPNEAQDHCVPKTTEFLSYHGSMGIVLCTCSLFGLFVTMAIFGVFVAYRTTPVVRGNNMELSFLLLIFLSVCFLSGLTFIGEPTDWLCRIRYTTFGISFSLCISCILAKTVVVLMAFRATLPDSRVMRWFGPAQQRASVFLCTCIQIVICLIWLTTRPPLAVRNTRHHSSRIILECVVGSDVGFWSVLGYIGLLACLCFLLAFLARKLPDNFNEAKFITFSMLIFFAVWITFIPVYISTSGQYMVAVHIFAILASAFGILLCIFAPKCYIVLLKPEKNTKKQMMLKK, from the exons ATGGCGCTCCTGGCTGCCTGGCTCCTGGCCTCGTCTCTCCGCTTCATGTTGGTCAAGGTCGGCGAACCCATGTCTGCAGCATGTGTGTTCCAGGGAGAGGAGGACACCCGGAACCTCTACAAGGAAGGAGACGTTGTTATTGGAGGTTTATTTCCTGTACACTACAGTCCAAGATCTTTTAAACCTTCTTATCAGAAGAAACCTGAGCCCACTGAATACAAGTA TTTCAGTGCCAGAGCCCTGCGATGGACACAGACGATGGCCTTCGCTATTGAAGAGATAAACCAACGGCGGGACCTACTTCCCCGTCTAAAGCTGGGCTACCACATTCGCGACAGCTGTGATGACATCCCCGTGTCTCTGAGAAGTTCCCTGCTCCTCGTAAGTGGACCTCCCGACTTGAATGCCAACTCCGCCTGCCGAGGGGTGCCCAGGCCCGTGTCGCCCGTCATTATCGGAGACGCCGCTTCAGGCGTGTCCATGGCCATCCTCAGAACCCTCGGCTCCTTTGGAATCCCCCTG GTGAGTTACTTTGCCTCCTGCAATTGCCTCAGCAATAAGAAAGAATTTCCGACGTTTATGAGGACGATGCCTAGTGATGCTTTTCAGATAAAGGCCATAGCTAAGCTCATCAGGTACTTTCACTGGACCTGGGTCGGGGTGATAGGGGTGGAGTCGGACTACGCCCGCTTTGCCATACAGCTATTCCTGGAGGAGTCCTCCAAGTATGGTGCGTGTGCCGCCTACGTTCACTTTTACCCAGTGCTCCTCTCCAAGGAGTCCATTGCTGACCTGATGCAGACCATCAGGGGATCCACTGCCAAGGTAATCCTGAATTTCTCCGGGGAATCAGAGCTACAGACGATCTTGACGGAGTGTCGGCGGCAGAACATGACGCACATCCAGTGGATCGCCAGTGAGGCCTGGGCCACGGCTAAGTCCCTGTGGGGGGAGTTTCAGGGCCTGCTGACGGGAACTTTGGGCTTCGCCATACGCAAGGCCGAAATCCCAGGCCTGCAGGGCTTCCTGACCCGGGGGCTGCTGGTCCGAGCCCACCAGTCCCCATTCTTTGCAGAATTATGGGAGGAGACGTTCAACTGCAAGCTGAACGTCTCGTTGAACCGGCATGTGCACAGCGATGCGGCCCTGAGCAGGAGGCCATGTGCCGAGGAGGAGGAAGCCCCAGAGGCTGTTCGCTCTGACTACTCCGACGTCTCCCAGCTGCGTGTGTCCTACAACGTGTACAAAGCCGTGTACTTGGTGGCACAAGCTCTGCACGACATGAGCGGCTGCACGAGAGGGGCAGGGCCTTTCGAGAATGGCACATGTGCGGACCCCGAAAACGTCCTCCCTTGGCAG CTCCTACACTACATGAAGCAAGCCAGCTTCAACATGTTGGGGGAGCAGGTCAGCTTCGACAAGAACGGGGACCCCATAGCCTCCTATGACCTCATGAACTGGCAGAAGGGGCCAGACGGTTCCCTGCAGCTAGTGAAAGTGGGGTTCTACGACACCTCACTGGGCGGGGAGAAGGAGCTCGTCATTAACGATACGGCCATCTGGTGGCACTGGGGCCAGCAG GGCCCCCCCGCATCTGTGTGCAGTGCAAGCTGCACCCCCGGCTCCAGAAAGGCCACTCGCAAAGGAGAGCCCATCTGCTGCTTTGACTGCCTTCCATGCACCGAAGGGGAGATTAGCAACGAGACCG ACTCTTTGGATTGCAGGAGATGCTCTGTGGAGACATGGCCTAACGAAGCCCAAGACCATTGTGTGCCCAAGACCACTGAGTTCCTCTCTTACCATGGGTCAATGGGCATAGTGCTGTGTACATGCTCCTTGTTTGGTCTCTTTGTGACCATGGCCATATTTGGGGTATTCGTCGCCTATAGGACCACCCCAGTCGTCCGTGGCAACAACATGGAGCTGAGCTTCTTGTTGCTAATCTTCCTCAGCGTCTGCTTCCTGAGTGGCCTCACCTTCATCGGTGAGCCCACTGACTGGCTTTGCCGCATCCGCTACACCACGTTTGGGATCAGCTTCTCCCTCTGCATCTCTTGCATTCTTGCCAAGACAGTGGTGGTGCTGATGGCGTTCCGGGCCACCCTGCCAGATAGCCGAGTCATGCGGTGGTTTGGGCCGGCCCAGCAGAGGGCCAGCGTGTTCCTCTGCACCTGCATCCAGATCGTCATCTGTCTGATCTGGCTGACCACAAGACCTCCCTTAGCTGTGAGGAACACCAGGCACCACAGTTCCCGGATCATACTGGAGTGTGTGGTGGGTTCGGATGTGGGGTTCTGGTCCGTTCTTGGCTACATTGGACTCCTGGCCTGCCTCTGCTTCCTGCTGGCCTTCCTGGCCAGGAAGCTGCCCGACAACTTCAACGAGGCCAAGTTCATCACCTTCAGCATGCTCATCTTCTTCGCCGTTTGGATCACCTTCATCCCAGTGTATATCAGCACGTCTGGCCAGTACATGGTGGCCGTCCACATTTTCGCTATCTTAGCGTCCGCTTTCGGCATCCTGCTCTGCATTTTCGCCCCAAAGTGCTACATTGTGTTACTGaaaccagaaaaaaacaccaaaaaacaaATGATGCTAAAAAAATAA
- the olfcn1 gene encoding extracellular calcium-sensing receptor, translating into MPSLSRRGDIMIGGIFPVFNKQDYMNPSYQAKPSPAKCIGFDLRAFRWTQMMMFAIDEINNSNTLLPNVSLGYQIYDSCASPTRTLQATLTLLDGQKKEEEAPQACYPPLSAVIAESGSSQSIAVAGLLGPFHVPMVSYFSTCACLSNKRKYPTFFRTIPSDYHQAKALAFLVKRFGWTWIGAIQSDNDYGRNGIQSFTEEVQKMGVCLAFIGTVLRTYPRNKILKVVETIKQSNVKVILAFVPEGDLYPLMQEVVLQNITGIQWIASEAWITAARPSTPENFQSFGGAIGYVTRKMAIPKLRDFLVNIRPTLDPEVGFVNDFWESMVGCDPRLKYGAGESRACTGNETLDQSQNPFFNVTELRVTYNVHKAVYAIAHSLHELIFCKTQSPDGASSLCVNVSQIEPQQVTNYLKKVHFINSFGEMVFFDENGNPPPSYDIVNWQLIGGRVQHVTVGHFGPAPNGSYELQIKDNDIIWHTGKLVPAGFCSAICPVGKRKAQIKGRAVCCFDCIPCADGASDCTPCPETYWSSDLKDRCIPKEMEFLSYRDTMGITLTALSLCGACLAFVVMAVFARFRDTPVVKANNSELSSLLLLSLLLCFLCPFAFIGRPTASSCMLRHTAFGVTFALCISCVLGKTMVVVAVFRANLPNNNMARKFGPAQQRAIVCLCTAVQILICSLWLSLKPPFPEQNLRLSNKKIILECNPGSETAFYAVLGYIGLLSAVCFMLAFLARKLPDNFNEAKFITFSMLIFCAVWLTFIPAYVSSPGKYTVAVEIFAILSSTFGLLACIFVPKCYIILLKPERNTRRHVMGKMSSKHL; encoded by the exons ATGCCAAGTCTCTCCAGGCGTGGAGATATTATGATTGGAGGGATTTTCCCCGTTTTCAACAAGCAAGACTATATGAACCCATCATACCAAGCTAAGCCCTCTCCAGCGAAGTGCATCGG ATTCGACCTTCGAGCCTTTCGGTGGACACAGATGATGATGTTTGCCATcgatgaaattaacaacagcaATACCTTACTGCCCAATGTATCGCTGGGATACCAGATTTATGATTCCTGTGCTTCACCAACCAGAACTCTGCAAGCCACACTCACATTATTAGATGGGCAGAAGAAAGAAGAGGAGGCTCCACAGGCATGTTATCCACCATTATCAGCGGTCATTGCAGAGTCAGGTTCATCACAGTCTATTGCAGTAGCCGGGTTGCTTGGCCCCTTCCATGTGCCAATG GTCAGCTACTTCTCCACATGTGCCTGCCTGAGCAACAAGAGGAAATACCCCACGTTTTTCCGGACCATTCCAAGTGATTATCACCAGGCAAAGGCTCTGGCATTTCTCGTCAAGCGATTTGGGTGGACTTGGATTGGTGCCATTCAGTCTGATAATGACTATGGCCGGAATGGGATCCAGTCCTTCACTGAGGAAGTGCAAAAAATGGGAGTGTGCCTTGCTTTTATAGGGACGGTTCTGAGGACTTACCCCAGGAATAAAATACTCAAGGTTGTTGAAACGATTAAACAATCCAATGTAAAAGTCATCCTGGCGTTCGTTCCGGAAGGTGATCTCTACCCTCTAATGCAGGAGGTGGTCCTTCAGAACATCACAGGCATCCAGTGGATAGCAAGTGAAGCCTGGATAACTGCAGCTCGACCTTCCACCCCAGAAAATTTTCAGTCTTTTGGTGGTGCCATTGGATATGTGACACGGAAAATGGCAATACCAAAACTGAGAGATTTCCTGGTTAACATAAGACCCACCCTTGACCCAgaagttggttttgtaaatgACTTCTGGGAATCTATGGTGGGCTGTGACCCACGTTTGAAATATGGGGCCGGCGAATCCAGAGCTTGCACCGGGAATGAGACGTTGGATCAGTCACAGAACCCTTTCTTCAACGTCACAGAGCTGAGGGTGACCTACAATGTGCACAAAGCTGTGTATGCTATCGCCCACTCCCTTCATGAGCTGATTTTTTGTAAGACGCAAAGTCCAGATGGTGCCTCCAGTCTCTGTGTAAATGTCTCACAAATTGAGCCCCAGCAG GTCACAAATTATCTCAAGAAAGTGCATTTCATAAACAGTTTTGGGGAAATGGTGTTTTTTGATGAGAATGGAAATCCCCCTCCTTCCTATGATATTGTCAACTGGCAGCTTATTGGTGGAAGGGTCCAGCATGTGACCGTGGGTCATTTTGGCCCAGCCCCCAATGGCAGCTATGAGCTGCAAATCAAAGACAACGACATCATCTGGCATACAGGCAAACTG GTTCCTGCAGGATTCTGCTCAGCCATCTGCCCTGTTGGTAAGAGAAAAGCGCAGATCAAAGGCAGAGCGGTGTGCTGTTTCGACTGCATCCCCTGTGCTGACG GTGCAAGTGACTGTACTCCATGTCCAGAAACCTACTGGTCCAGTGACTTGAAGGACCGGTGCATCCCTAAGGAAATGGAGTTCCTGTCCTACAGAGACACCATGGGCATCACACTCACAGCCTTGTCCTTGTGTGGTGCCTGCCTGGCTTTCGTGGTCATGGCCGTCTTCGCTCGCTTCAGGGACACGCCAGTGGTGAAGGCCAACAACTCGGAGCTGAGCTCTCTGCTGCTACTCTCCCTGCTACTCTGCTTCCTGTGCCCCTTCGCCTTCATCGGCAGGCCGACGGCTTCCTCCTGCATGCTGCGTCACACCGCTTTCGGGGTGACCTTTGCCCTCTGTATCTCCTGCGTGCTGGGCAAGACCATGGTGGTCGTGGCGGTATTCAGGGCAAACCTCCCCAATAACAATATGGCCAGGAAGTTCGGCCCCGCCCAGCAGAGGGCGATAGTGTGCTTGTGTACAGCAGTGCAAATCCTCATCTGTTCTCTGTGGCTCAGTCTAAAACCACCCTTTCCTGAACAGAACCTGAGACTCAGCAACAAAAAGATCATTCTAGAATGTAACCCGGGATCTGAAACCGCCTTTTATGCAGTGTTGGGTTATATAGGTCTCTTGTCAGCTGTCTGTTTCATGCTGGCTTTTCTGGCCAGGAAGCTGCCTGACAATTTTAACGAAGCCAAGTTCATTACCTTCAGTATGCTCATATTTTGCGCTGTCTGGCTTACTTTCATTCCAGCGTACGTAAGCTCGCCTGGAAAATACACAGTGGCAGTTGAAATATTTGCGATCTTGTCCTCCACATTTGGATTACTAGCCTGTATCTTTGTTCCGAAATGTTATATAATTTTACTTAAACCAGAAAGAAATACAAGGAGACATGTTATGGGGAAAATGTCCTCAAAACATCTATGA
- the LOC111841983 gene encoding extracellular calcium-sensing receptor-like, producing MIPEGCVSRYKVERVVDKRALLALPTPNVTPACQKMASLLMWSLFYHVSVFGFASTTQTTAYSCSLLGHFDPTFQADGKFTIAGLFPLHYWVEMSYWNYTHKPADAQCLGFDPRAFRWAQTMRFAVEEINRSENLLPHHTLGYRIFDSCATHVGGQRAALGALNGPELVQSPLCSSAAPLLAVIGDSGSSQSIVVSDTLQPFRIPMISYFSSCSCLSNRDKYPTFFRVIPNDDYQVKAIVQLLQRFGWTWVGIITEDDDYGRYAVQGLLKEFKSTGICLAYYEMIPKVYDKRKIHDILKVMKRSTAKVLICFSGEGELFPFLKEYIEQKITGIQWIASEAWVTASLFAGSEFYPHLGGTIGFAIRQGHIPGLGDYLLTVNPLRYPNNSVVQELWAALHGCSMQPPAGRSPVSPELPSCTGSEPLLEQYPVYLNTSNLRISYNVYKAVYAIAHSLHNLLSCEPGKGPFQNSSCAKTTSIYPWQVQHYIQEVSFTVSGEEVNFDEKGDSIPSYDLINWQRDTSGNIKFVNVGLFDGAKDAGKELFIEEKAIIWTDNKPEVLVSVCSDSCAPGSRKAFRRGEPLCCFDCVPCDDGAISNQTDSIDCTPCPEDYWSNAARTECILKAVEFLSHDAMGLALTVISIVGSCLTAAVLSVFTHHRNTPIVRVNNSELSYFILLSLVLCFLCALLFIGEPTPWSCMLRHTAFSITFSLCISCILGKTLVVLAAFTATRPGNNIMKWLGPKQQRVIIFSCTLVQVVICAVWLAAAPPFPFKNTQYSRSKIILECSVGSSLAFWCVLGYIGLLACLCFVLAFLARKLPGNFNEAKYITFSMLIFCAVWLAFIPAYISSPGKFTVAVEIFAILASSFGLLFCLFAPKCYIILLKPERNAKQHLMGKGKS from the exons ATGATCCCAGAGGGATGTGTATCGAGGTACAAGGTGGAGAGGGTGGTGGATAAAAGAGCCCTTCTGGCTCTGCCCACCCCCAATGTGACACCAGCCTGTCAGAAGATGGCGTCTCTGCTCATGTGGTCCCTGTTTTACCACGTCTCCGTCTTTGGGTTCGCCAGCACCACCCAAACCACAGCCtacagctgctctctgctgggcCACTTTGATCCAACTTTCCAGGCTGATGGAAAGTTTACCATTGCAGGACTGTTTCCCCTGCACTACTGGGTGGAGATGTCATACTGGaattacacacacaaaccagcTGACGCGCAGTGCCTGGG GTTTGACCCCAGGGCTTTCCGATGGGCCCAGACCATGAGATTTGCTGTAGAGGAGATCAACCGGAGTGAGAACCTGCTGCCCCACCACACTCTGGGCTACAGGATCTTTGACTCCTGTGCAACTCATGTGGGAGGGCAGCGTGCGGCTCTGGGGGCTCTGAATGGACCAGAATTAGTCCAGAGTCCCTTGTGTTCCAGCGCCGCACCTCTCTTGGCCGTAATCGGAGATTCCGGGTCGTCTCAGTCCATTGTTGTCTCAGACACTCTGCAGCCCTTCAGAATTCCTATG ATCAGCTATTTTTCAAGCTGCTCATGTCTCAGCAACAGAGATAAATACCCCACATTTTTCCGGGTAATTCCCAACGACGATTACCAGGTAAAAGCGATTGTCCAGCTCTTACAGAGGTTTGGATGGACGTGGGTGGGCATAATCACTGAAGACGACGACTATGGCAGGTACGCAGTGCAGGGTCTGCTGAAGGAATTCAAAAGCACTGGGATTTGTCTGGCCTACTATGAAATGATACCCAAAGTGTACGACAAGAGGAAAATCCACGATATCCTTAAGGTGATGAAGCGGTCTACAGCAAAAGTTCTTATCTGCTTTTCTGGTGAGGGGGAACTGTTCCCATTCCTGAAGGAGTACATAGAGCAGAAGATCACTGGCATCCAGTGGATTGCCAGTGAAGCCTGGGTAACAGCCTCCCTCTTCGCAGGCAGTGAGTTCTACCCACACTTGGGTGGCACCATTGGGTTTGCCATTCGCCAAGGTCACATCCCTGGGCTGGGGGACTACCTGCTGACTGTGAACCCGCTGAGGTACCCCAACAACTCCGTAGTGCAGGAGCTGTGGGCCGCTTTGCACGGTTGCTCCATGCAGCCTCCAGCCGGCAGGAGCCCGGTCTCCCCAGAGCTGCCCTCCTGCACGGGGTCGGAGCCCCTCCTGGAACAGTACCCTGTGTACCTGAATACCTCCAACCTTCGCATATCCTACAATGTGTATAAGGCTGTGTACGCCATCGCCCACTCCCTCCATAACCTGCTCAGCTGTGAGCCTGGAAAAGGGCCTTTCCAGAACTCATCGTGTGCCAAAACCACCAGCATCTATCCATGGCAG GTGCAACACTATATCCAAGAAGTGTCATTTACTGTTTCAGGAGAAGAGGTGAATTTTGATGAAAAAGGCGATTCGATTCCTTCCTATGATCTAATAAACTGGCAAAGAGACACATCAGGAAATATCAAATTTGTCAATGTGGGATTATTTGATGGTGCAAAGGATGCTGGGAAGGAACTCTTCATTGAGGAGAAAGCGATTATATGGACAGATAATAAACCTGAG GTGctggtgtctgtgtgcagtgacAGCTGCGCTCCAGGATCTAGGAAGGCTTTCCGTCGCGGGgagcctctgtgctgctttgACTGTGTACCATGTGATGATGGCGCGATTAGTAATCAGACAG ATTCAATAGACTGCACACCTTGTCCTGAGGACTACTGGTCCAATGCAGCCAGGACAGAATGCATACTAAAGGCAGTTGAGTTCCTCTCCCATGATGCAATGGGGCTGGCCCTGACTGTGATTTCCATAGTGGGATCTTGCCTCACCGCCGCTGTACTGTCAGTATTCACGCACCACAGGAACACTCCCATCGTTCGGGTCAACAACTCGGAGCTGAGCTACTTCATCCTCCTCTCTCtagtcctgtgcttcctgtgcgCCCTACTGTTTATCGGAGAGCCCACACCGTGGTCCTGCATGCTGCGTCACACTGCCTTCAGCATCACCTTCTCCCTCTGCATCTCCTGCATCCTGGGAAAGACTCTGGTAGTGTTGGCAGCTTTTACAGCAACCAGGCCTGGGAACAACATCATGAAGTGGCTGGGACCCAAACAACAGAGAGTGATCATCTTCAGCTGCACCTTGGTGCAGGTCGTCATCTGTGCCGTGTGGCTGGCTGCCGCTCCACCGTTCCCCTTCAAAAACACTCAGTACAGCAGGTCCAAGATCATCCTGGAGTGCAGTGTAGGTTCTAGCTTGGCCTTCTGGTGCGTTCTGGGATACATCGGCCTCCTAGCCTGCCTGTGCTTTGTCCTGGCCTTTCTCGCTCGCAAACTGCCGGGCAATTTCAATGAGGCAAAGTACATCACCTTCAGCATGCTTATCTTCTGCGCCGTGTGGCTCGCCTTCATTCCTGCGTACATCAGCTCGCCTGGAAAGTTCACAGTGGCCGTGGAAATCTTTGCTATCCTAGCCTCTAGTTTTGGtctcctgttttgtttgtttgctccAAAATGTTACATAATTTTATTAAAACCAGAGAGAAACGCTAAACAGCATCTCATGGGAAAAGGGAAGTCATGA